A portion of the Bacteroides faecium genome contains these proteins:
- a CDS encoding long-chain fatty acid--CoA ligase, giving the protein MIKENFIKLYENSFRENWDLPCYTDYGENTQYTYGQVAEEIARLHLLFKHCSLRRGDKISVIGKNNAHWCIAYMATITYGAIVVPILQDFTPNDVHHIVNHSESVFLFTSDSIWDNLEEEKLQGLRGVFSLTDFRCLYQRDGETIQKFLKNTDKEMHSCYPKGFTREDVQYTTLSNDKVMLLNYTSGTTGFSKGVMLTGNSLAGNVTFGIRTELLKKGDKVLSFLPLAHAYGCAFDFLTATAVGTHVTLLGKTPSPKIIMKAFEEVKPNLIITVPLVIEKIYKNIIQPLINKKGMKWALNIPLLDTQIYNQIRKRLIDALGGRFKEIIIGGAAMDKEVEEFFYKIKFPFTIGYGMTECGPLISYAPWNEFVLGSSGKILDIMEARIYKENPESEVGEIQVRGENTMVGYYKNPEATQEVFTEDNWLRTGDLGTMDANGNIFIRGRLKTMILSSSGQNIFPEELETKLNNLPFVLESIVIERNKKLVALVYADYEALDSLGLNNPDNLKTIMNENLKNLNANVAAYEKISKIQLYPTEFEKTPKRSIKRYLYNSIAVD; this is encoded by the coding sequence ATGATTAAAGAGAATTTCATTAAACTATACGAAAATAGTTTTCGTGAGAATTGGGATTTACCTTGTTATACTGATTACGGAGAAAATACCCAATATACGTATGGACAAGTAGCTGAAGAAATCGCCCGTTTACACTTGTTATTCAAGCATTGTAGCCTTCGCAGAGGAGATAAGATATCAGTTATCGGCAAAAATAATGCACATTGGTGCATCGCCTATATGGCAACTATCACATATGGCGCAATCGTCGTACCCATCCTTCAGGACTTTACTCCCAACGATGTTCATCATATCGTCAATCATTCCGAATCTGTCTTCCTGTTCACAAGCGACAGTATTTGGGATAACTTGGAAGAAGAGAAACTACAGGGATTAAGGGGAGTCTTCTCACTGACCGACTTCCGTTGCCTGTATCAACGCGACGGAGAGACCATACAGAAGTTTCTGAAGAATACCGATAAAGAGATGCATTCTTGCTATCCGAAAGGATTTACCCGCGAAGATGTGCAGTACACTACCCTCTCCAATGATAAAGTAATGCTCCTGAACTATACTTCCGGTACTACCGGCTTCAGCAAGGGAGTCATGCTAACAGGCAACAGTCTCGCCGGCAACGTTACTTTCGGCATTCGCACCGAATTGCTTAAAAAAGGAGATAAAGTACTTTCTTTCCTTCCGCTTGCCCATGCCTACGGTTGCGCATTCGACTTTCTGACAGCAACAGCCGTCGGCACCCATGTCACCCTGCTTGGAAAAACTCCTTCGCCCAAAATCATTATGAAGGCTTTTGAGGAAGTGAAACCAAACCTGATTATCACCGTACCGCTCGTGATCGAGAAGATATATAAGAATATCATCCAACCTCTTATTAATAAGAAAGGAATGAAATGGGCGCTTAATATTCCTTTGCTCGACACGCAGATTTATAATCAGATACGCAAACGGCTGATCGACGCACTGGGCGGTCGTTTCAAGGAGATTATCATCGGCGGTGCCGCCATGGATAAAGAAGTGGAAGAGTTTTTCTACAAAATCAAATTCCCTTTCACCATCGGTTACGGAATGACGGAATGCGGGCCACTTATCAGCTATGCTCCGTGGAATGAATTTGTACTGGGTTCTTCGGGAAAGATACTGGATATTATGGAAGCCCGTATCTACAAGGAAAATCCGGAATCGGAAGTGGGAGAAATACAGGTACGCGGTGAGAACACAATGGTGGGTTATTACAAGAATCCGGAAGCCACACAAGAAGTATTCACCGAAGACAACTGGCTGCGCACCGGTGACCTCGGAACAATGGATGCCAACGGCAATATTTTTATTCGCGGACGTCTCAAGACCATGATTTTGAGCTCAAGCGGACAGAATATCTTCCCGGAAGAGTTGGAAACAAAGCTCAACAACCTGCCGTTCGTTCTCGAAAGTATCGTCATCGAACGCAACAAGAAGCTGGTCGCCCTTGTCTATGCCGACTACGAAGCACTGGATTCACTCGGACTGAACAACCCGGACAACCTAAAAACAATCATGAACGAGAATCTCAAGAATCTGAACGCAAATGTAGCCGCTTACGAAAAAATCAGCAAGATACAACTCTACCCCACGGAATTTGAAAAAACGCCGAAAAGAAGTATCAAAAGATACCTATATAACAGTATAGCTGTCGATTAA
- a CDS encoding glycosyltransferase family 2 protein, translating into MKVSVVILNWNGCDMLRTFLPSVIRYSEGEGIEVCVADNGSTDDSVNMLHREFPSVRTIILEQNHGFADGYNLALQQVDAEYVVLLNSDVEVTEHWLEPMIAYLDAHPEIAACQPKIRSQRQKEYFEYAGASGGFIDKYGYPFCRGRIMGVVEKDEGQYDKILPVFWATGAALFIRRADYLNVGGLDGRFFAHMEEIDFCWRLRSRGREIVCIPQSVVYHVGGATLKKENPRKTFLNFRNNLVMLYKNLPQEELNKVMRIRACLDYVAALTFLLKGDVGNARAVVSARKEYKKICPSFSSSREENQRKKTLNPIPEQTKSSILWQFYARGCKRFSQLSDLKG; encoded by the coding sequence ATGAAAGTATCAGTTGTCATTCTGAATTGGAACGGATGCGATATGCTTCGTACTTTTCTTCCGTCTGTAATTCGTTATTCGGAAGGAGAGGGGATAGAGGTCTGTGTGGCGGATAATGGTTCTACGGATGATTCCGTGAATATGCTCCATCGGGAATTTCCTTCTGTCAGGACAATCATACTCGAACAGAATCATGGTTTCGCGGACGGATACAATTTGGCTTTGCAACAGGTAGATGCTGAATATGTAGTACTTCTGAACTCCGATGTGGAAGTGACGGAGCATTGGCTGGAACCGATGATTGCCTATTTGGATGCTCATCCGGAAATAGCTGCTTGCCAGCCGAAGATACGGAGCCAGCGGCAAAAAGAATATTTTGAATATGCCGGGGCATCGGGCGGATTTATAGATAAGTATGGTTATCCTTTCTGTCGTGGCCGCATCATGGGAGTAGTTGAAAAAGACGAAGGTCAGTATGATAAGATACTTCCCGTATTTTGGGCGACGGGGGCGGCTTTGTTTATCCGCCGTGCCGATTATCTGAATGTCGGCGGACTGGACGGGCGTTTCTTTGCACATATGGAAGAGATTGACTTCTGCTGGCGACTTCGTTCCCGTGGACGTGAGATTGTTTGTATTCCTCAAAGTGTTGTCTATCATGTAGGCGGGGCTACCCTCAAAAAAGAGAACCCTCGTAAGACTTTTCTTAATTTCCGTAATAATCTTGTCATGCTCTATAAGAATCTTCCGCAGGAAGAGTTAAATAAAGTGATGCGTATCCGGGCTTGCCTTGATTATGTAGCGGCACTTACTTTTCTGCTGAAAGGTGATGTAGGTAATGCTCGTGCAGTGGTAAGTGCACGTAAGGAATATAAGAAGATATGTCCATCATTTTCTTCATCCCGTGAAGAGAATCAAAGAAAAAAAACTTTGAATCCGATTCCCGAACAAACAAAAAGTAGTATCTTGTGGCAGTTTTATGCGAGAGGATGCAAACGGTTCTCTCAATTGTCGGACTTAAAAGGATAA
- a CDS encoding acyltransferase family protein, with protein MEGNPGKRIDFVDLTKGVCIILVVMAHIGGAFDKLDKDSMLSCFRMPLYFFISGVFFKSYEGLLGFIVRKINKLIIPFLFFYLSAFLLKYIVWKIAPGVFQIPVSWKELLVVFHGHDLIKFNPPIWFLLALFNCNILFYLIHFLREKHLSLMFALTLLIGCAGFYLGKLQIELPLYIDVSMTALPFYVAGFWIRRYNFFLFPSHRFDKLIPVFVLLALVVMYFTSTTLGMRTNNYSGNIFQVYIAAFAGIFMIMLLCKKVKRLKVVSYLGRYSIITLSIHGPILHFLRPLVARYIHNDWAQAIALLFITLSICILLTPVFLKVIPQMVAQKDLLKVKQNQTNNPSYEDKQ; from the coding sequence ATGGAAGGCAACCCGGGTAAACGTATTGATTTTGTGGACTTAACCAAAGGAGTCTGCATCATTCTTGTAGTCATGGCACATATTGGCGGGGCTTTCGATAAACTCGACAAGGATTCTATGTTATCTTGTTTCCGCATGCCGCTCTATTTTTTTATATCGGGAGTCTTTTTTAAATCATACGAAGGGTTATTGGGATTCATCGTCCGAAAAATAAATAAGCTGATTATCCCTTTCCTGTTTTTTTATCTAAGTGCTTTTCTACTGAAATATATCGTTTGGAAAATAGCACCGGGAGTTTTTCAAATCCCCGTATCATGGAAAGAGCTTTTGGTGGTATTCCACGGGCACGACCTTATCAAGTTCAATCCCCCCATTTGGTTCCTGCTTGCATTGTTCAACTGTAATATTCTGTTTTATCTGATACATTTCTTGCGGGAAAAGCATTTGTCCCTCATGTTCGCCCTTACACTGTTGATAGGCTGTGCAGGATTTTATCTCGGAAAGTTACAGATAGAACTACCTCTCTATATAGATGTTTCCATGACTGCTCTGCCTTTTTATGTAGCAGGTTTTTGGATTCGCAGATATAACTTTTTCCTGTTTCCAAGCCATCGGTTCGACAAATTGATTCCTGTTTTTGTTCTATTGGCATTAGTGGTGATGTATTTCACCTCGACTACACTGGGAATGCGCACAAACAACTATTCAGGAAATATCTTCCAAGTTTATATCGCAGCATTTGCAGGAATATTTATGATTATGTTACTTTGCAAAAAAGTGAAAAGGCTGAAGGTGGTTTCTTACCTGGGGAGATATTCTATTATCACCTTGAGTATTCACGGGCCTATTCTTCATTTTTTAAGACCATTGGTAGCACGATACATTCATAATGACTGGGCACAGGCTATTGCACTCCTGTTCATAACGTTGAGTATCTGTATCTTGCTCACCCCCGTATTTCTGAAAGTAATCCCGCAAATGGTTGCGCAGAAAGACTTATTGAAAGTAAAACAAAATCAGACTAACAATCCATCATATGAAGATAAACAATAG
- a CDS encoding methylglyoxal synthase, which produces MESSKVRRGIGLVAHDAMKKDLIEWVLWNSELLMGNKFYCTGTTGTLILEALKEKHPEQEWDFTILKSGPLGGDQQMGSRIVDGQIDYLFFFTDPMTLQPHDTDVKALTRLAGVENIVFCCNRSTADHIISSPLFMDPDYERIHPDYSSYTKRFQDKTVVTEAVESVNKRKKKRK; this is translated from the coding sequence ATGGAATCATCAAAAGTTAGAAGAGGTATCGGGCTGGTAGCGCACGATGCTATGAAAAAAGACCTCATCGAATGGGTACTGTGGAACTCTGAATTATTGATGGGGAATAAATTCTACTGTACAGGTACTACCGGTACATTGATATTGGAAGCGTTGAAAGAGAAACATCCCGAACAGGAGTGGGATTTTACGATTTTGAAATCCGGGCCTTTGGGGGGCGACCAGCAGATGGGTTCGCGCATTGTGGACGGACAGATTGATTATCTTTTCTTTTTCACTGACCCAATGACTTTACAGCCACATGATACGGATGTGAAGGCGTTAACCCGCCTGGCAGGTGTAGAAAATATCGTTTTCTGCTGTAACCGTTCAACGGCGGATCATATTATTTCCAGCCCGTTGTTTATGGATCCTGATTACGAACGTATTCATCCTGATTATTCCAGTTATACTAAACGTTTCCAGGATAAAACTGTGGTAACGGAAGCTGTGGAATCAGTGAACAAAAGAAAGAAGAAAAGAAAATAA
- a CDS encoding family 16 glycoside hydrolase has product MKKVFYPLACCLVAGVFTSCGGQKAGNAQGEQTSDKVALSYSKSLKAVEADSLNLPVDKDGYITIFDGETFNGWRGYGKDRVPTKWTIEDGCIKFNGTGGGEAQDGDGGDLIFAHKFKNFELELEWKVAKGSNSGILYLAQEITSKDKDGNDVLEPIYISAPEYQILDNTNHPDAKLGKDNNRQSASLYDMIPAVPQNSKPFGEWNKAKVMVYKGTVVHGQNDENVLEYHLWTKQWTDMLQASKFSEDKWPLAFELLNNCGGENHEGFIGLQDHGDDVWFRNIRVKILD; this is encoded by the coding sequence ATGAAAAAAGTATTTTATCCTTTGGCTTGTTGCCTGGTTGCGGGAGTTTTCACTTCTTGTGGCGGTCAGAAAGCCGGAAATGCTCAAGGCGAGCAGACATCAGACAAGGTTGCATTGTCTTATTCTAAATCATTGAAAGCAGTGGAAGCAGACAGCTTGAATTTACCTGTCGATAAGGATGGTTACATCACTATCTTTGACGGTGAAACGTTTAACGGATGGCGTGGTTATGGTAAGGACCGTGTTCCTACCAAGTGGACAATTGAAGATGGCTGCATCAAATTCAATGGAACCGGTGGCGGTGAAGCGCAGGACGGTGACGGTGGCGACTTGATTTTTGCGCATAAGTTTAAAAACTTTGAACTGGAACTGGAATGGAAAGTTGCTAAAGGCAGTAATTCAGGTATCTTGTATCTGGCTCAGGAAATTACTTCTAAGGATAAAGATGGTAACGACGTGCTCGAACCTATTTATATCTCTGCGCCCGAATATCAGATATTGGACAATACCAATCATCCGGATGCCAAATTGGGTAAGGATAACAACCGCCAGTCAGCTTCTCTGTATGACATGATTCCGGCAGTTCCTCAAAACTCTAAACCGTTCGGTGAATGGAACAAGGCGAAGGTTATGGTTTATAAAGGCACGGTTGTTCATGGACAAAACGATGAAAACGTATTGGAATATCACCTGTGGACAAAACAGTGGACGGATATGTTGCAGGCAAGCAAGTTTAGCGAAGACAAATGGCCTTTGGCATTTGAATTGCTGAACAATTGCGGTGGCGAAAACCATGAAGGATTTATCGGATTGCAAGATCACGGTGATGATGTTTGGTTCCGCAATATCCGCGTGAAGATTTTAGACTAA
- the folB gene encoding dihydroneopterin aldolase, which yields MKINNSYILLEKIRCYAYHGVAPQENLIGNEYLIDLKLKVNISKAAQTDEVADTVNYAEVHHVIMTEMAVPSKLLEHVGGRIIKKLFEQFPTIEEIELRLSKRNPPMGADIESAGIELHCSRK from the coding sequence ATGAAGATAAACAATAGCTATATTCTTTTGGAAAAGATTCGCTGCTACGCTTATCACGGAGTCGCACCACAAGAGAATCTTATCGGAAACGAATACCTCATTGACTTGAAACTGAAAGTAAATATCAGTAAAGCCGCACAAACGGATGAAGTTGCCGATACCGTTAACTACGCCGAAGTACATCATGTGATAATGACAGAGATGGCTGTTCCGTCAAAGTTACTGGAACATGTAGGTGGAAGAATTATAAAAAAACTGTTTGAACAGTTCCCGACTATTGAAGAAATCGAGCTCCGACTTTCTAAAAGAAATCCGCCAATGGGGGCAGATATAGAGTCAGCGGGGATAGAACTGCATTGCAGCAGAAAATAA
- a CDS encoding lysophospholipid acyltransferase family protein, translating into MKSKFIYWLVSTGMWLFSALPFRILYILSDFNYLLMYRVGKYRRKVVRENLKRSFPEKTDAERLQIERKFYRYLSDYMLEDLKLLHMSAEDLCERMTYKNTEQYLELTEKYGGIIVMIPHYANYEWLIGMGAIMKPGDVPVQVYKPLKDKYLDELFKRIRSRFGGYNIPKHSTAREIIKLKREGKKMVVGLITDQWPSGDRYWTTFLGQQTAFLNGAERIAKMMNFPVFYCELTKNRRGYCEAEFKLMTETPKETAEGEITEMFAQRLEQTLRREPAYWLWSHKRWKFTQEECARNEQEEQNKRKEGK; encoded by the coding sequence ATGAAATCAAAATTTATCTATTGGCTCGTATCTACGGGGATGTGGCTCTTTTCAGCCCTTCCGTTCAGAATATTGTATATTCTTTCGGATTTCAATTATCTGTTGATGTACCGTGTGGGAAAATATCGTCGGAAAGTCGTCCGGGAGAACTTGAAGAGGTCATTCCCGGAAAAGACCGATGCGGAAAGATTACAGATAGAGCGCAAATTTTATCGTTATCTTTCGGATTATATGCTGGAAGATTTGAAGTTGCTGCATATGTCTGCCGAAGACCTTTGCGAAAGGATGACTTATAAGAATACGGAACAGTATTTGGAACTGACGGAAAAGTATGGCGGAATTATCGTGATGATTCCCCATTATGCCAATTATGAATGGCTGATAGGGATGGGGGCGATCATGAAGCCGGGAGATGTTCCCGTGCAGGTGTATAAGCCTTTGAAAGATAAATATTTGGACGAACTGTTCAAACGCATACGTTCCCGTTTTGGCGGATACAATATACCGAAACATTCTACTGCCCGCGAGATTATTAAATTGAAACGTGAAGGCAAAAAGATGGTGGTCGGACTGATTACCGACCAGTGGCCTAGCGGTGATAGATATTGGACTACCTTCCTGGGACAGCAAACCGCTTTCCTGAATGGTGCGGAACGCATTGCCAAAATGATGAACTTCCCTGTTTTCTATTGTGAACTGACGAAGAATCGTAGAGGATATTGCGAAGCCGAATTTAAATTGATGACGGAAACTCCCAAGGAAACAGCCGAGGGAGAGATAACCGAAATGTTTGCACAGCGTTTGGAACAAACCCTTCGCAGAGAACCTGCTTACTGGCTATGGTCGCATAAACGATGGAAATTTACTCAGGAAGAATGTGCGCGGAATGAACAGGAAGAACAGAACAAGAGAAAAGAAGGAAAATGA
- the mtaB gene encoding tRNA (N(6)-L-threonylcarbamoyladenosine(37)-C(2))-methylthiotransferase MtaB encodes MIDTTVFQNKTAVYYTLGCKLNFSETSTIGKILREAGVRTVRKGEKADICVVNTCSVTEMADKKCRQAIHRLVKQHPGAFVVVTGCYAQLKPGDVAKIDGVDVVLGAEQKGELLQYLGDLQKHEKGEAVTTATKDIRSFSPSCSRGDRTRFFLKVQDGCDYFCSYCTIPFARGRSRNGTIASMVEQAKSAAAEGGKEIVLTGVNIGDFGKTTGETFFDLVKALDEVEGIERYRISSIEPNLLTDEIIEFVSRSRRFMPHFHVPLQSGCDEVLKLMRRRYDTALFASKVKKIKEVMPDAFIGVDVIVGTRGETTEYFEQACQFIAGLDVTQLHVFSYSERPGTQALKIDYVVSPEEKHQRSQRLLTLSDEKTQAFYARHIGQTMPVLMEKSKAGTPMHGFTENYIRVEVDSDNSLDNQVVNVRLGEFNEDKTALKGTILI; translated from the coding sequence ATGATAGATACCACTGTATTTCAAAATAAGACAGCCGTTTATTATACACTAGGCTGCAAATTAAATTTTTCAGAGACTTCGACTATTGGTAAAATACTGCGTGAGGCAGGTGTGCGGACTGTCCGTAAGGGTGAGAAAGCGGATATCTGTGTGGTGAATACCTGCTCGGTGACTGAGATGGCGGATAAGAAATGCCGGCAGGCCATTCATCGGTTGGTGAAGCAGCATCCTGGTGCTTTTGTGGTGGTGACCGGATGTTATGCGCAGTTGAAACCCGGCGATGTGGCAAAGATAGACGGAGTGGACGTAGTACTGGGAGCCGAACAGAAAGGCGAGTTGCTCCAATATTTGGGCGACTTGCAAAAACATGAAAAAGGCGAAGCCGTTACTACTGCAACCAAAGATATTCGTTCCTTTTCTCCTTCGTGTTCGCGGGGTGACCGTACGCGCTTTTTCCTGAAAGTGCAGGATGGCTGTGATTACTTCTGTTCATACTGCACCATTCCTTTTGCCCGTGGGCGGAGCCGCAATGGAACTATTGCTTCTATGGTGGAGCAGGCAAAGAGTGCCGCTGCCGAAGGCGGAAAAGAAATCGTCCTGACCGGAGTAAATATCGGAGATTTCGGCAAGACAACGGGAGAAACTTTCTTTGACCTGGTGAAAGCACTGGATGAAGTGGAAGGAATCGAACGTTATCGTATATCCTCTATCGAACCCAACCTGCTGACGGATGAAATCATCGAATTCGTATCTCGCTCCCGTCGCTTTATGCCTCATTTCCATGTTCCTTTGCAATCGGGATGCGACGAAGTGTTGAAGTTGATGCGCCGTCGGTATGATACCGCTCTCTTTGCTTCGAAAGTGAAGAAGATAAAAGAGGTGATGCCGGACGCTTTTATCGGCGTGGATGTGATTGTGGGAACCCGTGGTGAGACGACAGAATATTTCGAGCAAGCCTGTCAGTTCATTGCCGGATTGGATGTGACTCAACTGCATGTGTTCAGCTATTCCGAACGACCGGGAACACAGGCGCTGAAGATAGACTATGTCGTTTCACCTGAAGAAAAGCATCAGCGCAGCCAACGACTATTGACGCTTTCGGATGAAAAGACGCAGGCTTTTTATGCCCGTCATATCGGGCAGACCATGCCGGTGCTGATGGAGAAATCGAAAGCAGGCACTCCGATGCATGGATTTACGGAAAACTATATCCGTGTGGAAGTGGATAGTGACAACTCGCTCGACAATCAGGTAGTCAATGTACGTTTGGGGGAATTTAACGAAGATAAGACAGCCTTAAAAGGTACAATTCTGATATAA
- a CDS encoding sugar phosphate isomerase/epimerase family protein: protein MRTRIYLCALAVLLMIPVAMTAQTKKKAKKAKKEVAIQLYSVRDILNKVDNKDGKCDPTYTAILEKLAKMGYTGVEAANYNNGKFYDRTPRQFKKDVESAGMKVLSSHCTRGLSKEELASGNYSKSLEWWEQCIADHKAAGMKYIVAPWMDVPKTLKDLETYCAYYNEIGKRCKQQGLQFGYHNHAHEFQKVEGNVMYDYMLEHTNPEYVFFQMDVYWVVRGQNSPVDYFNKYPGRFKIFHIKDHREIGQSGMVGFDAIFNNAKTAGVNYLVAEIEKYSIPVEESVEVSLDYLLDAPFVKSSYSK, encoded by the coding sequence ATGAGAACCCGAATTTATTTATGTGCCTTGGCTGTTCTTCTCATGATTCCGGTTGCGATGACCGCGCAGACGAAGAAAAAAGCTAAAAAAGCAAAGAAAGAAGTAGCTATTCAGCTCTATTCCGTTAGAGATATATTGAATAAGGTGGACAATAAGGACGGTAAATGTGATCCGACTTATACTGCTATTCTCGAGAAATTGGCAAAAATGGGTTATACCGGTGTTGAAGCGGCCAATTATAATAATGGAAAATTTTACGATAGAACTCCCCGGCAATTTAAGAAAGATGTCGAATCGGCAGGAATGAAAGTCTTGTCTTCGCATTGTACACGTGGATTATCGAAGGAAGAATTGGCTTCCGGTAATTATTCAAAATCGCTTGAATGGTGGGAGCAGTGTATTGCAGACCATAAGGCAGCCGGTATGAAATATATCGTAGCTCCCTGGATGGATGTTCCTAAAACACTGAAGGATCTGGAAACTTACTGTGCTTATTATAATGAAATAGGCAAACGCTGTAAACAACAGGGCTTGCAGTTCGGCTACCATAATCATGCCCATGAATTCCAAAAAGTGGAAGGTAACGTGATGTATGACTATATGCTGGAACATACGAATCCCGAATACGTTTTCTTCCAGATGGATGTTTACTGGGTGGTTCGCGGTCAGAATAGTCCGGTAGATTATTTTAATAAATATCCGGGCAGATTCAAGATATTCCATATCAAAGACCACAGGGAAATCGGTCAGAGTGGAATGGTAGGTTTCGATGCAATCTTTAATAATGCGAAGACGGCAGGTGTAAACTATCTTGTTGCTGAAATCGAGAAATATAGTATTCCGGTAGAGGAAAGTGTGGAAGTGAGTCTGGATTACTTATTGGACGCTCCTTTTGTGAAAAGCTCCTATTCCAAATAA
- a CDS encoding Gfo/Idh/MocA family oxidoreductase, which yields MSDISRRDFLKTGAMALAGITIAPSSILGMSHGHVAPSDKLNLAAVGIGGMGHANINKVKGTENIVALCDVDWRYAKGVFDEFPKAKKYWDYRKMYDEMGKSIDGVIIATADHTHAIITADAMTMGKHVFCQKPLTHSVYESRLLTNLAASTGVVTQMGNQGASDEGTDLVCEWIWNGEIGEVTKVECATDRPIWPQGLNAPEKADRIPSTLNWDLFTGPAKLNPYNEIYHPWNWRGWWDYGTGALGDMACHILHQPFRALKLGYPTKVEGSSTLLLSACAPQAQHVKMIFPARDNMPKVALPEVEIHWYDGGMMPERPKGFPQGKQLMQSGGGLTIFHGTKDTLICGCYGQNPWLLSGRTPNAPKVCRRVPNAMNGGHEMDWVRACKEDKSSRVMTKSDFSEAGPMNEMVVMGVLAIRLQALNKTLEWDGANMCFTNIGDNETIRTCIKDGFKIHNGHPTFDKTWTEPVNAKQFAAELVKHNYREGWRLPDMPR from the coding sequence ATGTCAGACATTTCAAGGAGAGACTTTCTCAAAACGGGCGCTATGGCTTTGGCAGGCATTACCATTGCTCCGAGTTCTATTTTAGGAATGAGTCACGGTCATGTGGCTCCCAGTGATAAATTGAATCTTGCAGCCGTGGGGATTGGTGGCATGGGACATGCCAATATTAATAAAGTGAAGGGCACTGAAAACATTGTGGCTCTTTGCGATGTGGACTGGAGATATGCAAAAGGTGTGTTCGACGAATTCCCGAAAGCAAAGAAATATTGGGACTATCGTAAGATGTACGATGAAATGGGTAAATCTATCGACGGGGTAATTATTGCTACTGCCGACCATACTCATGCTATTATTACCGCCGATGCGATGACAATGGGTAAGCACGTATTCTGTCAGAAGCCGTTGACTCACTCGGTTTATGAATCACGTTTGCTGACTAACCTGGCTGCTTCGACCGGTGTTGTTACTCAGATGGGTAATCAGGGGGCATCCGACGAAGGCACGGATTTGGTTTGCGAATGGATATGGAATGGTGAAATCGGTGAAGTGACTAAGGTGGAATGTGCTACCGACCGTCCTATCTGGCCGCAAGGATTGAATGCTCCTGAAAAGGCAGACCGTATCCCAAGTACATTGAACTGGGATTTGTTTACCGGCCCGGCTAAGTTGAATCCGTATAATGAAATTTATCATCCTTGGAACTGGCGCGGATGGTGGGATTATGGAACAGGTGCATTGGGTGATATGGCGTGCCATATCCTGCATCAACCGTTCAGAGCCTTAAAACTGGGTTATCCTACTAAGGTGGAAGGTTCTTCTACTTTGTTGCTGAGTGCTTGTGCTCCGCAGGCGCAGCATGTGAAAATGATTTTCCCTGCCCGTGATAATATGCCGAAAGTGGCCCTTCCGGAAGTTGAAATCCATTGGTATGATGGTGGTATGATGCCTGAACGTCCGAAAGGATTCCCACAAGGTAAACAACTGATGCAAAGTGGTGGTGGTCTGACTATTTTCCACGGAACGAAAGATACTTTGATTTGCGGATGTTATGGACAGAATCCTTGGCTGCTTTCCGGTCGTACACCTAATGCTCCGAAAGTTTGCCGTCGTGTACCTAATGCTATGAATGGTGGTCACGAAATGGACTGGGTGCGTGCTTGTAAAGAAGATAAGTCAAGCCGTGTCATGACTAAATCTGATTTCTCCGAAGCAGGGCCGATGAATGAAATGGTAGTAATGGGAGTATTGGCTATCCGTCTGCAAGCTTTGAACAAGACTTTGGAGTGGGATGGTGCTAATATGTGTTTTACCAACATCGGTGATAATGAAACTATCAGAACTTGTATAAAAGATGGCTTTAAGATTCATAACGGTCATCCTACTTTTGATAAGACTTGGACAGAACCGGTGAACGCGAAACAATTCGCTGCCGAACTGGTGAAGCACAACTATCGTGAAGGCTGGAGACTGCCTGATATGCCGAGATAA